One genomic segment of Mesoterricola silvestris includes these proteins:
- a CDS encoding DUF3501 family protein produces the protein MNPVARGEILDYVTYTEGREALRASAMAAKDLRRVHAGPHLTFLFENRETVRYQVQEMVRAEHMVRESDILHELETYNGLLGGPGDLGATLLIEIEDEGERGVLLRRWRDLPERISLLLEDGRKVPARWDASQISDGKLSSVQFLLFAVGDGARPVAVVVEHPDLSARADFTGATRRALAADL, from the coding sequence ATGAACCCCGTAGCCCGCGGCGAGATCCTCGACTACGTCACCTACACCGAAGGGCGCGAGGCCCTGCGCGCCTCGGCCATGGCCGCCAAGGACCTGCGCCGCGTCCATGCGGGGCCCCACCTCACCTTCCTGTTCGAGAACCGGGAGACGGTGCGCTACCAGGTCCAGGAGATGGTGCGGGCCGAGCACATGGTGCGGGAATCGGACATCCTGCACGAGCTGGAGACCTACAACGGCCTCCTGGGCGGCCCCGGGGACCTGGGCGCCACCCTCCTCATCGAGATCGAGGACGAGGGGGAGCGCGGCGTCCTGCTGCGGCGCTGGCGGGACCTGCCGGAGCGCATCTCCCTTCTGCTGGAGGACGGCCGGAAGGTTCCCGCCCGCTGGGACGCGTCCCAGATCAGCGACGGGAAGCTCAGTTCGGTCCAGTTCCTGCTTTTCGCGGTGGGCGACGGCGCCCGGCCCGTGGCCGTGGTGGTGGAGCACCCGGACCTGTCGGCGCGGGCCGACTTCACCGGGGCCACGCGCCGGGCCCTGGCAGCGGATCTCTGA
- a CDS encoding heterodisulfide reductase-related iron-sulfur binding cluster, whose translation MSGHAPLDPEKPETTPGHRISYVAGPSTVYDPADPRYWDEGLLKDEVERAFEICNGCRLCFKYCDAFPGLFSLLDDARQGDVRALTKGERDGVMDDCFQCKLCEVQCPYTPREGHEFALDFPRLVHRYQAVRKRKEGFTLRDRVLGDPDLAASLARKSFGLANAMNRVSLHRWFMDKVLGVHPQAHLPEFASATFEAWAERSGKMASGPGAEVVLFQTCYIQNNDPQIGKDTLEVLEKNGCQARCVGGLVCCGMPAWEHGDLASLRSQARRNLDVLMPHVEAGSKVVVINPTCAMMLRREYPELLEGEDRERARKLAAAVRDTGEFLWSIRNEERARWEFLSSPGPISYHAPCHLRAQAVGFKGRDLLRKIPGVSIITVMECCGHDGTYAMKSETFEASRRLGAKAFDGMKAEPAAQVWATECPLAAIQFDQHAGRKALHPMTILARAYRKDGFPNPVETP comes from the coding sequence ATGTCCGGGCACGCCCCCCTCGACCCCGAAAAGCCGGAGACGACCCCCGGCCACCGCATCAGCTACGTGGCCGGGCCGTCCACCGTGTACGACCCCGCCGACCCCCGCTACTGGGACGAAGGGCTCCTCAAGGACGAGGTGGAGCGCGCTTTCGAGATCTGCAACGGGTGCCGCCTGTGCTTCAAGTACTGCGACGCCTTCCCGGGCCTCTTCAGCCTCCTGGACGACGCGCGCCAGGGCGATGTGCGCGCCCTGACGAAGGGGGAACGGGACGGGGTCATGGACGACTGCTTCCAGTGCAAGCTCTGCGAGGTCCAGTGTCCCTACACGCCCCGGGAGGGCCACGAATTCGCCCTGGACTTCCCCAGGCTGGTGCACCGCTACCAGGCCGTGCGCAAGCGGAAGGAGGGCTTCACCCTGCGGGACCGGGTCCTGGGGGACCCGGACCTGGCGGCCTCCCTGGCCCGCAAGAGCTTCGGCCTGGCCAACGCCATGAACCGGGTGTCCCTCCACCGCTGGTTCATGGACAAGGTCCTGGGCGTGCACCCCCAGGCCCACCTCCCGGAATTCGCCTCGGCCACCTTCGAGGCCTGGGCGGAGCGGAGCGGGAAGATGGCGTCCGGGCCCGGCGCCGAGGTGGTGCTCTTCCAGACCTGCTACATCCAGAACAACGACCCCCAGATCGGCAAGGACACCCTGGAGGTGCTCGAGAAGAACGGCTGCCAGGCCCGGTGCGTGGGGGGCCTCGTGTGCTGCGGCATGCCGGCCTGGGAGCACGGGGACCTGGCCAGCCTGCGCAGCCAGGCCCGGCGGAACCTGGACGTGCTCATGCCCCACGTGGAAGCGGGATCGAAGGTGGTGGTCATCAACCCCACCTGCGCCATGATGCTGCGCCGGGAATACCCCGAGCTGCTGGAGGGGGAGGACCGGGAGCGCGCGCGCAAGCTCGCCGCGGCCGTGCGGGACACGGGCGAATTCCTCTGGAGCATCCGCAACGAGGAGCGCGCCCGGTGGGAGTTCCTCTCCAGCCCCGGCCCCATCTCGTACCACGCCCCCTGCCACCTGCGGGCCCAGGCCGTGGGCTTCAAGGGCCGCGACCTGCTGCGGAAGATCCCGGGGGTGTCCATCATCACCGTCATGGAATGCTGCGGGCACGACGGAACCTACGCCATGAAGTCCGAGACCTTCGAGGCCAGCCGGCGCCTGGGGGCCAAGGCCTTCGACGGCATGAAGGCCGAACCCGCCGCCCAGGTGTGGGCCACGGAGTGCCCCCTGGCCGCCATCCAGTTCGATCAGCATGCGGGCCGCAAGGCCCTGCATCCCATGACCATCCTGGCCCGGGCCTACCGCAAGGACGGCTTCCCCAACCCCGTGGAGACCCCATGA
- a CDS encoding rubrerythrin family protein, which translates to MTALKGSKTHANLKAAFAGESQANRRYLYFAKVADIEGYPEVAGNFKETADGETGHAHGHLDYLKAVGDPATDLPIGDTALNLKAAIAGETHEYTDMYPGMAKAAREEGFKEIADWFETLAKAEKSHAGRFQKMLESIS; encoded by the coding sequence ATGACTGCGCTCAAGGGCTCCAAGACCCACGCCAACCTCAAGGCCGCCTTCGCGGGCGAATCCCAGGCCAACCGCCGCTACCTCTACTTCGCCAAGGTCGCCGACATCGAGGGCTACCCGGAAGTGGCCGGCAACTTCAAGGAGACCGCGGACGGGGAAACCGGCCACGCCCACGGCCACCTGGACTACCTCAAGGCCGTGGGCGACCCCGCCACCGACCTCCCCATCGGCGACACCGCCCTGAACCTCAAGGCCGCCATCGCCGGCGAGACCCACGAGTACACCGACATGTACCCCGGCATGGCCAAGGCCGCCCGGGAGGAGGGCTTCAAGGAGATCGCCGACTGGTTCGAGACCCTCGCCAAGGCCGAGAAGAGCCACGCGGGCCGCTTCCAGAAGATGCTCGAGAGCATCAGCTAG